In Methanobacterium sp., the following are encoded in one genomic region:
- a CDS encoding thiamine pyrophosphate-binding protein: protein MKITTAQLFLLYLEGEGVEYIFGVPGTSLVPLYDALNKQDAIKPILSKHEEGAAFMADGYARVSGKLGVCYATSGPGSTNLVTGVANAYMDNIPLLVITGQVPTNIYGKGTFQDSTKEGIDSVAMFDTMTKFSEMIISRYKMPETLREAIRIAFSGKKGPVHISYPKDIMQEEIEDTLLPPRSYRVESNYFDRRLVVETSQKLINAKKPAMLIGSGVIASNATMEVFELAEMLNIPVATTPKAKGAFPEDHPLSLGVFGFSGSPAATEYLKSDIDVLLVVGSSLNQMTTLSWDPKLQPSETMIHINIDPADIGKNYVADIGLVGDCQTVLNEISFRILRELQKHDFQKERPTENIVKFKESVGKYIDEDKMFSESVPIKPQALTREIQENLPDDAIVFIDVGNILCWSIHYMQFKSPNIIPPFGFLPMGYATSAAIGGKLAAPEKPVIAIVGDGCFQMNGMEIATAVNHDIPVVWIVQNNSKLGLVHELQRFDLGDKTVSTTFKEVNLAKVAEGLGAKGYRIKKPGEISDILPKAIESQIPTVIDVIIDPDEVPPLESWVKGVRELGSRLDYL from the coding sequence ATGAAAATCACCACTGCACAGCTTTTTTTACTTTATTTGGAAGGTGAAGGTGTAGAATACATCTTCGGAGTTCCAGGTACATCATTAGTCCCTCTATACGATGCTTTAAACAAGCAGGATGCAATTAAACCTATTTTAAGTAAACATGAAGAAGGCGCGGCTTTTATGGCTGATGGTTATGCCAGAGTAAGTGGTAAACTCGGCGTCTGTTATGCTACATCCGGTCCAGGTTCAACGAATCTTGTTACTGGTGTTGCCAATGCTTATATGGATAATATCCCTCTTCTGGTTATAACTGGCCAGGTCCCTACCAATATTTATGGCAAAGGAACATTTCAAGACTCCACTAAAGAGGGTATTGATTCTGTAGCCATGTTCGATACAATGACCAAATTCAGTGAAATGATAATTTCCAGATATAAAATGCCCGAAACGTTAAGGGAAGCTATAAGAATAGCTTTTAGCGGTAAAAAAGGCCCTGTACATATAAGTTATCCTAAAGATATTATGCAAGAGGAGATTGAAGATACTCTGCTACCGCCCCGTAGTTATAGGGTAGAATCCAACTATTTCGATCGGAGATTAGTTGTTGAAACTTCCCAAAAGCTTATAAATGCAAAAAAACCTGCAATGTTGATTGGTTCTGGAGTTATAGCTTCAAATGCAACCATGGAGGTTTTTGAACTTGCAGAAATGCTCAATATTCCTGTGGCCACAACCCCCAAAGCAAAAGGGGCGTTCCCAGAAGATCATCCTCTTTCCCTGGGTGTTTTTGGATTCAGCGGATCTCCAGCAGCGACTGAATATTTAAAAAGCGATATAGACGTTCTTTTAGTAGTAGGCTCCAGTTTAAATCAGATGACCACCTTATCATGGGATCCTAAACTTCAACCCAGTGAAACCATGATTCATATTAACATTGACCCTGCAGACATTGGAAAAAACTATGTTGCAGATATTGGATTGGTAGGAGACTGTCAAACCGTTTTAAATGAAATTTCATTTCGTATTTTACGAGAATTACAAAAACATGACTTTCAAAAGGAAAGACCAACTGAAAACATTGTTAAATTCAAAGAAAGTGTGGGAAAGTATATTGATGAGGATAAAATGTTTTCTGAATCTGTGCCTATAAAACCCCAGGCTTTAACCAGGGAAATTCAAGAAAATCTGCCTGATGATGCCATTGTTTTCATTGATGTAGGTAACATCTTATGCTGGTCAATTCATTACATGCAATTTAAAAGTCCGAATATAATACCTCCATTTGGATTTCTTCCCATGGGATATGCAACTTCTGCTGCAATTGGAGGAAAGCTTGCAGCTCCCGAAAAACCTGTGATTGCCATTGTAGGAGATGGATGCTTCCAGATGAATGGAATGGAGATAGCAACTGCTGTAAATCATGATATACCTGTTGTTTGGATTGTTCAAAACAACTCCAAGTTGGGACTGGTGCATGAGCTTCAAAGATTTGATTTGGGAGATAAAACTGTTTCTACAACATTTAAAGAAGTTAATCTGGCAAAAGTAGCTGAAGGATTAGGTGCTAAAGGATATAGAATAAAAAAACCCGGAGAAATATCCGATATTCTTCCAAAAGCAATAGAAAGCCAGATACCTACAGTAATAGATGTAATCATCGACCCAGATGAAGTTCCACCCTTAGAAAGTTGGGTTAAAGGTGTAAGAGAGCTTGGCTCAAGATTAGACTATTTATAA
- a CDS encoding SpoIIE family protein phosphatase, with protein sequence MDVTIDFLLSLLEKMCVFIVIAYLITRTKLFTRILDREFSIKTMVIFISIFGIITIFSIASGIDIFDTEADMAELAPMVAGLVGGPIIGLAVGVIGGISRYLAGGPASLILSISIMLSGLFAGIIYMLNQRKFIGMLGSVVYSLLMGSLTILLVVYYYPDEFNYIIYLGLPLVFSNTLGILIFGFIISNLIKEIETSGERDKYFKELEQKKKELQIARNIQKSFLPKEIPQPKNFDLDAINIPALEVGGDFYDFIPIGKEEMGLVIADVSGKGVPAALFMAFSRTVIRAKTTETQKAIDIIKNANRLITSEAESGMFVTLFYGILNCIERTFTYVNAGHNPPLIFKSKTDRIKILKTEGIAIGALEEVIFEEKKIKLETGDMIIFYTDGVTEALNNEEEQFGDKRLFKLLKENKDLSPSKMVSKIIDEVEEFSGGRTQFDDITLMVLKAT encoded by the coding sequence ATGGATGTCACTATAGATTTCCTGCTAAGTCTCTTGGAAAAGATGTGTGTATTCATAGTTATAGCATATTTGATAACCCGCACGAAATTATTTACCAGAATATTAGACCGTGAATTCTCAATAAAAACCATGGTTATTTTTATATCCATCTTTGGGATTATCACCATATTTTCCATTGCCTCAGGAATAGATATATTTGATACCGAAGCTGACATGGCAGAGCTAGCTCCTATGGTGGCAGGTCTGGTGGGAGGCCCCATTATTGGCCTAGCAGTAGGTGTCATTGGAGGTATTTCCCGTTATTTGGCAGGTGGTCCTGCCAGTTTAATTCTTTCCATTTCAATCATGCTTTCGGGGTTGTTTGCTGGAATAATCTACATGTTAAATCAGCGAAAATTCATAGGGATGTTGGGTTCAGTTGTATATTCGCTTTTAATGGGCTCTTTAACTATCTTGCTTGTGGTTTATTACTATCCTGACGAGTTCAACTACATCATATATCTAGGTTTACCATTGGTTTTCTCTAATACGTTAGGAATACTTATATTTGGATTCATAATCTCCAATTTGATAAAAGAAATAGAAACATCCGGTGAACGCGATAAATACTTCAAAGAATTGGAACAAAAGAAAAAAGAACTACAGATCGCCCGAAATATTCAAAAAAGTTTCCTTCCAAAGGAGATACCTCAACCCAAGAATTTTGACTTGGATGCAATAAATATACCTGCTTTGGAGGTAGGGGGTGACTTTTATGATTTCATTCCCATAGGTAAAGAAGAAATGGGGCTAGTAATCGCAGATGTTTCAGGAAAAGGTGTACCTGCTGCGCTTTTCATGGCTTTTTCTCGAACTGTAATCAGGGCAAAGACAACTGAAACTCAAAAAGCCATTGATATTATAAAGAATGCCAATCGCCTCATCACTTCGGAAGCTGAGTCAGGTATGTTTGTAACGCTCTTTTATGGCATTCTAAATTGCATAGAAAGAACATTTACATATGTTAATGCAGGGCATAACCCTCCCTTAATATTTAAATCAAAAACTGATCGCATTAAAATCCTTAAAACAGAAGGAATTGCAATAGGTGCACTTGAAGAAGTGATATTTGAAGAGAAGAAAATAAAACTTGAAACTGGTGATATGATAATATTTTATACTGACGGCGTAACAGAAGCCTTAAATAATGAAGAGGAACAATTTGGTGATAAAAGGTTATTTAAGCTTTTAAAGGAGAATAAAGATTTATCCCCAAGTAAAATGGTAAGTAAAATAATAGATGAAGTAGAGGAATTCTCTGGAGGAAGAACACAGTTTGATGACATTACCCTTATGGTTTTAAAAGCCACATAA
- a CDS encoding ATP-binding protein — protein sequence MKLNFQLETDAKLENLAMIADFIFHSMNDFDLDEKTVHQIQIAVDEACTNIINHAYPQKKGKIHIICFKKEEQILIVIEDWGKSWDPQSVKPPDLKSGFKERQIGGLGIHFIKTFMDHVKYHEENGKNVLTMIKSFNSKIKLK from the coding sequence ATGAAATTAAATTTCCAACTGGAGACAGATGCAAAACTCGAAAATTTAGCCATGATTGCAGATTTCATCTTTCATTCCATGAATGATTTTGATTTAGATGAAAAAACAGTGCATCAAATTCAAATAGCAGTTGATGAGGCCTGTACTAATATAATAAATCATGCATATCCTCAAAAAAAAGGAAAAATCCATATTATCTGCTTTAAAAAAGAAGAACAGATTCTAATAGTTATAGAAGACTGGGGGAAGTCATGGGACCCTCAATCAGTTAAACCTCCAGATCTTAAATCCGGTTTTAAAGAACGTCAAATCGGAGGTCTGGGAATACATTTCATCAAAACCTTTATGGATCATGTCAAATATCATGAGGAAAATGGTAAAAACGTTTTAACCATGATAAAATCATTTAATAGTAAAATTAAGCTTAAATAA
- a CDS encoding acetyl-CoA hydrolase/transferase family protein, giving the protein MYHNQYQKKLTNPDDAVKSIREGDMLVHGLTMAEPPALLRAVASRLKSGEIKHMKVFSILPLAHACSTVLASDLVDCVEAYSGFVDGGTRGLVSTGLNYYVPNHLHQVPRLLEEFIGVDVCITTVSPMDDSGYFSFGTANDFTSKAARAARVLIVEVNRNMPRVFGESLLHISEVDAVVENHEPIPDFPTGKMLPEAETIGKIISQMVPDGATLQMGIGVLPDAVAKYLDNHSDLGIHTEVFGPGMVDLIKKGVITGERKTLHPRKHVFTVAQGNQEMLEFMDNNPAMVSYPCSYVNSPAIIAKNDRMISINSLLQVDLLGQCNAEYLSGHQYSGTGGQLDFVRGAFDSKDGKSILAFYSTAKGGTISRVVDRLDPGAMVTTPRMDTHYLVTEFGVANLKGKSTRDRALAIIDIAHPKFRDDLIKRAEDMYLL; this is encoded by the coding sequence ATGTATCATAACCAATACCAAAAAAAATTGACTAATCCTGATGATGCTGTAAAATCAATCAGAGAAGGTGATATGCTGGTTCACGGATTAACCATGGCTGAACCACCAGCATTATTAAGGGCAGTTGCTTCACGACTTAAATCAGGTGAAATTAAACATATGAAGGTCTTTTCTATACTTCCTTTGGCCCATGCTTGCTCCACAGTTCTAGCTTCAGATTTAGTTGATTGCGTTGAGGCCTACAGTGGGTTTGTTGATGGAGGTACAAGAGGATTAGTAAGCACAGGACTTAATTATTATGTGCCAAATCATCTACACCAAGTTCCAAGACTTTTAGAAGAGTTCATTGGAGTAGATGTATGTATAACTACAGTATCCCCTATGGACGATTCTGGTTATTTCTCATTTGGAACAGCCAATGATTTCACTTCAAAAGCAGCAAGGGCAGCAAGGGTTTTGATAGTTGAAGTAAATCGGAACATGCCTCGAGTTTTTGGTGAATCTCTTCTCCATATTTCAGAAGTAGATGCCGTTGTAGAAAATCATGAGCCAATTCCAGACTTTCCAACCGGTAAAATGCTACCTGAAGCTGAAACCATTGGAAAAATCATATCCCAAATGGTTCCTGACGGTGCTACATTACAAATGGGAATAGGTGTTCTGCCAGATGCCGTTGCCAAATATCTGGATAACCACTCTGATCTTGGCATTCATACAGAGGTTTTTGGACCTGGAATGGTGGATCTTATAAAGAAAGGAGTTATCACTGGCGAGAGAAAAACGTTACATCCTCGAAAACATGTCTTCACCGTGGCTCAGGGGAATCAGGAGATGTTGGAGTTTATGGATAATAATCCAGCCATGGTCAGCTATCCTTGTTCTTATGTCAATAGCCCTGCAATAATAGCAAAAAATGACCGAATGATATCTATAAATTCTCTTCTCCAGGTTGACTTGTTAGGGCAATGCAATGCAGAATATCTATCCGGCCACCAGTACAGCGGCACAGGAGGTCAACTAGACTTTGTAAGGGGTGCTTTTGACTCGAAAGATGGGAAGTCTATATTAGCTTTTTATTCCACCGCCAAAGGTGGTACTATTTCTAGGGTGGTAGACCGTTTAGATCCAGGAGCTATGGTAACAACGCCCAGAATGGACACGCATTATTTGGTAACTGAATTCGGCGTGGCTAATCTCAAGGGTAAGTCCACTAGAGACAGGGCACTGGCAATCATCGATATTGCACACCCCAAATTCCGGGATGACCTTATAAAGCGTGCCGAGGATATGTATTTGCTGTAA
- a CDS encoding cation:proton antiporter, with product MIELTGTFYNLSIIFIVAILAPIIASAIPRFKLPVVVLEICLGIIIGPQVLGLVHLDPTITDLSYFGLAFLFFLAGFEIDIDLIKGKPLKYAFIGWILSLLIALLIGGILQASGLVISFIFIGLAMSTTAVGVLVPILRDEGELNSNFGRFVFAAGVIGEFAPLTILALFFNKVYDNFSSLLLVILFIIIAFLILITVRRWQPPYIVDLMRKTMNTSGQLALRLSILLLVALIFISMNSGIDFLFGAFTAGIILSEIIKMAKNKEDKDIENMRIKFEGIGFGLLIPIFFIVSGINFDLIAFLTSPTSILMVPIFIISFLIARGLPAMVIYRKILSKAEQVPLALFSATQLPLVIVITTLAVKSGAMQPTNAADLVGAAIISVILFPLIALILRHAKTKEKVV from the coding sequence ATGATAGAATTAACTGGTACTTTTTATAATCTTTCAATTATTTTCATAGTAGCTATTTTAGCCCCGATAATTGCCAGTGCAATCCCTCGGTTTAAATTACCTGTGGTAGTGCTTGAAATTTGTTTAGGTATCATTATTGGCCCACAGGTACTGGGATTAGTTCATCTTGATCCTACCATAACCGATTTAAGCTACTTTGGTCTGGCATTTCTATTTTTCCTGGCTGGTTTTGAGATTGATATTGATCTTATAAAGGGTAAGCCCCTGAAATATGCATTCATAGGCTGGATTTTATCATTATTAATTGCATTACTCATTGGAGGCATTCTACAGGCCAGTGGACTGGTTATTTCATTTATTTTCATTGGTTTAGCCATGAGCACAACTGCAGTGGGGGTATTGGTTCCTATTTTAAGGGATGAAGGAGAATTAAACTCTAATTTCGGTAGATTTGTTTTTGCAGCAGGAGTAATAGGTGAATTTGCACCTTTGACTATTCTGGCCTTATTTTTTAATAAAGTTTATGATAACTTCAGTAGCTTGTTATTAGTTATTTTATTTATCATAATTGCATTTTTAATATTAATTACAGTAAGACGATGGCAACCTCCATATATAGTTGATTTAATGAGAAAAACCATGAATACCAGTGGTCAGTTGGCTTTAAGACTTTCAATTTTACTATTAGTTGCTTTAATTTTCATTAGCATGAATTCTGGAATAGATTTCCTCTTTGGGGCATTTACAGCTGGAATTATTCTCTCAGAAATAATAAAAATGGCAAAAAATAAGGAAGATAAGGACATTGAAAATATGAGGATTAAATTTGAAGGTATTGGTTTTGGATTATTAATTCCAATTTTCTTCATTGTAAGTGGAATAAATTTCGATTTAATAGCATTTTTAACTAGTCCCACAAGCATTTTAATGGTTCCAATATTCATTATCTCATTCTTAATTGCCAGAGGATTACCAGCAATGGTCATCTACAGAAAAATACTATCAAAAGCTGAACAAGTTCCCCTAGCTCTATTTTCTGCAACTCAACTACCTCTTGTAATTGTCATAACAACTTTAGCAGTAAAAAGCGGAGCAATGCAACCAACTAATGCTGCAGATCTTGTTGGAGCAGCTATAATATCTGTAATTCTTTTCCCGCTTATTGCATTAATCTTACGACACGCTAAGACTAAAGAAAAAGTAGTATAA
- a CDS encoding DUF5518 domain-containing protein: MDLKLIGLTALVNAALTIVLSIIFFPLLVLGPLIGGFLASYLSKGFEDYDKMDEKDGMVVGAISGLIGGLIIGLLSILGIGNISNVIEVMAINNIFISSFIILQLSLIISFILGLVGGVVGILMKK, encoded by the coding sequence ATGGACTTAAAACTTATAGGACTAACCGCTCTCGTAAATGCTGCTTTAACTATTGTCTTATCAATAATCTTCTTTCCTCTCTTAGTTTTAGGCCCGCTTATTGGAGGATTCTTAGCATCTTACCTTAGCAAAGGATTTGAAGATTATGATAAAATGGATGAAAAAGATGGAATGGTTGTAGGGGCAATTTCAGGATTAATTGGTGGTTTAATAATAGGTTTATTATCTATTCTGGGCATTGGAAATATAAGTAACGTCATAGAAGTAATGGCAATCAACAATATATTTATCAGCAGCTTTATTATCCTTCAATTGTCGTTAATCATTAGTTTTATTTTAGGATTAGTGGGAGGAGTCGTAGGGATCCTTATGAAAAAGTAA
- a CDS encoding HIT family protein, producing MNSYNTDLKNRNYGDLIFESLYWTIFLAPNQSNIGTCVIALKRRCDTLKGLKEEEWLDFGKIVKKLECSLESAFKPVMFNWGALMNADYLVENPDPHMHWHLIPRYKEKIHFQGLIFEDKYFGSMEPRPIKIREVPKSVRKKIIEKIGENI from the coding sequence ATGAATAGTTATAATACTGATTTAAAGAACCGGAATTACGGTGATTTAATATTTGAGTCACTTTACTGGACTATCTTTCTTGCACCAAACCAAAGCAACATAGGAACTTGTGTAATTGCCCTAAAAAGACGTTGCGATACTTTAAAAGGTTTAAAAGAGGAAGAATGGCTTGACTTTGGAAAAATAGTCAAAAAGTTAGAATGTTCACTTGAAAGTGCATTTAAACCCGTTATGTTCAATTGGGGTGCATTAATGAATGCTGACTATCTTGTTGAGAATCCAGATCCGCATATGCATTGGCATTTAATACCTCGTTATAAGGAAAAGATCCATTTTCAAGGATTAATATTTGAAGATAAGTACTTTGGTTCTATGGAGCCAAGGCCAATAAAAATTAGAGAAGTTCCAAAAAGTGTTAGAAAGAAAATAATTGAAAAAATAGGAGAAAATATATAG